The Lycium ferocissimum isolate CSIRO_LF1 chromosome 8, AGI_CSIRO_Lferr_CH_V1, whole genome shotgun sequence DNA segment CTCACTATCCTCCATGTCCACATCGAAGCAGAAAATTGCAAGACAAAAAAGAAGCCACCCAAAGGTGCAAAATCGAATTTACCTTTCTTGGAGTTGAAGTACAAGAGCCGACCTTAGAAGAAGATGGTACAGGAGAAAAATCAAACCCCTTTCTCTGTctcttcttcaaatttttgtATACTTTCATGTTATCAAACAGCACACTAGAAAACTTCCTCTTAATATTCCCGAACAAGGTTTCATCATCCTCGTACGACAACTTTCTTGAAAGACCGAAACTGAGCCTACGGTCGGAAGACAGCGGAGGAGGTACTAAAGGAGACCAAATAGAGCTCTGGGAATAATCGAAATCGTAAGCAGAGTTGTCGGGGAATTTGCAGAGAAGATCTTTCGACATTGACGATTCTAAATACTCTATCACCATTACTAATGGACCACTGTTATTATAAGTTTCCATAGTTTCTGATATTGACAACGTTACGTTGTTGTGTTTGTTTACTGGACTAGTATTGGTTTTAGTTctgtaagataaagaagagacagaaagtagCCGTTGCAATAAAAGAAGACAAAAAGTAGAGTTAATGACTTTCACGTTTTACCATCATTTTGATTGTTCCAATTTTTATTACTCCTGTTACAATGTCTCGTGTTTGTTCTTTGTTTAGTTACTCCTTTCGGTccatattactccctccgtcacaAAAGGATTGTCCTAATTTGATTTGatacgaagtttaagaa contains these protein-coding regions:
- the LOC132067039 gene encoding uncharacterized protein LOC132067039, encoding METYNNSGPLVMVIEYLESSMSKDLLCKFPDNSAYDFDYSQSSIWSPLVPPPLSSDRRLSFGLSRKLSYEDDETLFGNIKRKFSSVLFDNMKVYKNLKKRQRKGFDFSPVPSSSKVGSCTSTPRKGWAKVLKAASKHFKKKGKKKDSAGHLNLSKCLTGNSLSRTTTYP